The segment AGgttcaaaaattaatttttaagtaGATGAAAAATatgactataaattaatagaatagatatctGCAATGGCATGCTCCAAGCTTTTTGATGATTCTTTCCGCTAACAACAAAAGCAACATGAGTAACTTAAGTTTCTTCACCCATAATTTAAATCATTAACTAGCCGAAATGGAGTTATGCTCAGCCAAAATAGTCTGTTTAATTAGTAATCAAATTTTCATGAAGAGTAAAACCAAATTAATAATATGTTATTGGGTTTTGTCGAACTTATTCATGTTTTTTTCTAAACAAGACTACTTCTTCACAATCTGTgattccaaaaatagcagtgaTTTGATATAAAGAAAGAGTCAATGGTCCATGAAAACGAAGTTTTGGCACCAAAAAGTGGGTCTAGCTCCTCTCGCAAGAGTTATAAAATAGAGTTTGAGAAGGAAGTTTgtgattgtttttgtttgtgtgtgtgtgagagagagatatgAACGACGCAGATGTGTCAAAGCAGATACAACAGATGGTCCGGTTCATCCGGCAAGAGGCGGATGAGAAAGCTAACGAAATCTCAATCTCCGCTGAGGAGGAATTCAACATAGAGAGACTTCAGCTTCTCGAGACTGCCAAGCGTAAGCTCCGTCAAGATTATGACCGTAAGCTCAAGCAGGTCGACATCCGCAAGCGCATGTAAGCTTCTTCTTTGTTTATATcactttcatcttcttcctctcaggCTTCAGACTAACTCCATTTCTCTCTTTAGCGACTACTCGACGCAGCTGAATGCAAGTAGGATTAAGTACCTTCAAGCACAAGATGATGTTGTCACCTCCATGAAAGACTCTGCTGCTAAGGATCTCCTTCGTGTCTCCAACGACAAGAACGCGTACAAAAAGCTTCTCAAGGCTCTAATCGTAGAGGTATTGATTTATTAACTTTCtatatatacttatattatCCTTGTCGACAAGTCCTTGACAGTTATAACTGTGCATGTACGTAAGAGTTTGCTGCGGCTGAAAGAGCCATCAGTGCTGCTGAGATGCAGAGAGATGGACAAGAAGGTTGTTGAGTCAATCATCGAGGATGCTAAGAAACAGTATGCAGATAAAGCCAAAGTCGCGTCTCCTAAGATAACCATCGACGAGAAAGTGTTCCTCCCTCCACCTCCTAATCCTAAGCAACCTGATTCACATGACCCTCACTGGTAAACTTCTTCCATCGTTTCAATCTATCTTTTTTTGCTTGTCACGTAATATCATCCACATGAGCAATGAGGGTGTCTTGATGGTGAAGCTCGGGAGGGGTGGTGCTAGCTTCTCAAGACGGAAAGATTGTCTGCGAGAATACTTTAGACGCACGTCTAGACGTTGCCTTCAGACAGAAGCTTCCCCAGGTTTGGAATCTTCTTCTTTAATTCTCATCATACTCCCAACCTCTCAATTTAGTCAGTTTTGTTTTCATCTCCACAGATCCGGACACGCCTCGTTGGAGCTCCTGAAACCTCAAGAGCATGATACTACCAAACCAAGCTTACTCTCTTGCTTAAGCCCCTTAATAAGTGACGTGACATTCAAAAGGATCATCACTTTTTtacatttctaattattttcatCTTGACGAAGAGAATAAATTTCTAGTAATGCCATTTTCATGTCAACTTCTTCtagaattttatttaagaaatcGCATTGCAAGATTTGTATACACTCAGACGTAGCCATAGACTTTGTTAAGAatacatcccttatatattaaaggagaaacattgtaataaatgtattcacactataatagacacgtggcagcctcacgataatttgataataaatatgctaatgcgttcacactatattcataaatgtgtttacactatatactttatatttttaatataaaactcatatgcacggttccaataaaactttggatttttcgtttcgaatcaaaacaaataacgaatcaaaatctaaactatatata is part of the Brassica rapa cultivar Chiifu-401-42 chromosome A09, CAAS_Brap_v3.01, whole genome shotgun sequence genome and harbors:
- the LOC103840380 gene encoding V-type proton ATPase subunit E2, whose amino-acid sequence is MNDADVSKQIQQMVRFIRQEADEKANEISISAEEEFNIERLQLLETAKRKLRQDYDRKLKQVDIRKRIDYSTQLNASRIKYLQAQDDVVTSMKDSAAKDLLRVSNDKNAYKKLLKALIVESLLRLKEPSVLLRCREMDKKVVESIIEDAKKQYADKAKVASPKITIDEKVFLPPPPNPKQPDSHDPHCSGGVVLASQDGKIVCENTLDARLDVAFRQKLPQIRTRLVGAPETSRA